GCACGCCATCGGGCACTACGCCACCACGCTGGGCAACGCCCGCTCGGTCCGGTACGTCTCGACCGAGGAGTTCACCAACGACTTCATCAACTCGCTGCGGGACGACAAGACCAGTGCGTTCCAGCGCCGCTACCGCGACGTCGACATCCTCCTGATCGACGACATCCAGTTCCTGGAGAACCGCGAGCGCACCCAGGAGGAGTTCTTCCACACGTTCAACACGCTGCACAACGCCAACAAGCAGATCGTGATCACCTCCGACCGCTCGCCGAAGCAGTTGGCGACGCTGGAGGACCGGCTGCGGACCCGGTTCGAGTGGGGCCTGCTCGCCGACATCCAGCCGCCGGACCTGGAGACGCGGATCGCGATCCTGCAGAAGAAGGCGGCCCAGGAGCGGCTGTACGCCCCGCCGGACGTGTTGGAGTTCATCGCCTCCCGGGTCTCGAACTCGATCCGGGAACTGGAGGGTGCCCTGATCCGGGTCACCGCCTTCGCCAGCCTGACCCGGTCGAGCGTGGAGCTGTCGCTGGCCGAGGAGGTCCTGCGGGACTTCATCCCGGACGGTGCCGGCCCGGAGATCACCGCCGACCAGATCATGGTCGCCACCGCCGACTACTTCGGCGTCAGCCTGGAGGACCTGCGCGGGCACTCCCGTTCCCGGGTACTGGTCAACGCCCGCCAGGTGGCCATGTACCTGTGTCGGGAGCTGACCGACCTGTCGCTGCCCCGTATCGGGCAGGCGTTCGGCGGCCGGGACCACACCACCGTCATGCACGCCGACCGCAAGATCCGTCAGCAGATGGCCGAGCGGCGTTCGCTCTACAACCAGATCGCCGAGCTGACCAACCGGATCAAGCAGAACACCTGAGGCGTACGCGCGTCCCACAGCGGTTTCCACGACCCGGCCGGAGCCTCGGCCGGGTCTCTTTTCGGTATCGACCGTGGACCCTCGACGAGGTGTAGACCACACCCTCGGAGGCGTGTCCGCTCCGGCTCGCGCTCGTTGTCCACAGCTCGTTGTCCACCGCCGGTGGATAACCACGGACGGTCGGCACCCAGTTACCCACAGGCTGTGGAGAAACCCTGGGGACAACCCTGTGGACGCCTGTGGGCGACTGGGGACAACTCGTCGCTCTGTCCACCGGCGACGGCCCGCCTGTGGACGCCCTGTTGAAGGTTCTGGGGATGACGGGGTCCGAGGCCGTCTCCGTTGTCCACAGGACTGGGGAGAAAGTCGGTGGATTACCGGTGGACAACCGGTGGACGACGGTGGACAACGCGGTGCACGACGGGGGCCTGTGGACCGACAGGCCGGTTGTACCCCAGGTTCTCCACAGCTAACCCACCGGTGGATAACCACTCTGACCTGCGTCGACGCGAGTTCTCCACAGTTTGCACAGGTGCGATGAAGACGATGGGTTATCTCTTCTAAAAGAACGAAAACCAATCATCACCGTTGGACTTCCTGTGGATCGGGCCGAAGCTGCCGGGGGCACCCGTCAGCATCGACTCGATCGCCGGGGTCGGGCGCACAGCCGATACCCTCGCGCCCTAAGGTTCGATGGGTACCCGCACGCCAGGTGGGTCGGCGGGTAGCGGCCGGCATGAGAGAGTTGACGACGTCGACGTCGACGCGGAGGCATTGATGAAGTTCCGAGTGGAGCGCGACGCGCTCGCCGAGGCCGTGGCCTGGACCGCGAAGAGCCTGCCCAACCGGCCGTCCGTACCGGTGCTGGCCGGGGTGCTGCTCCGGGTGACCGAGGGCAGCCTGCAGGTCTCCGGCTTCGACTACGAGGTCTCCAGCCAGGTGACGGTGGAGGTGCAGGGCGACGCCGACGGCGCCGCGTTGGTCTCCGGTCGCCTGCTCGCCGAGATCACCAAGGCACTGCCGGCCAAGCCGGTGGACATCGCCGCGGTCGGGGCCCACCTCGAACTGGTCTGCGGCAGCGCCCGGTTCACCCTGCCCACCATGCCGGTGGAGGACTACCCGACCCTGCCGGAGATGCCGGAGAGCGCCGGCACCGTCGACGCCGCCGCCTTCGCCGCCGCGGTCGCCCAGGTGGCGGTCGCCGCCAGCCGGGACGAGACGCTGCCGATGATGACCGGCGTACGCGTCGAGCTCTCCGGCGGCACGCTGGCCATGCTCGCCACCGACCGCTACCGGCTGGCGTTGCGTGAGATGGAGTGGAACCCGGACGACGCGGACATCAGCATCAACGCGCTGGTGCCGGCGCGGACCCTCAACGACACCGCCAAGACCCTCGGGCCGCTCGGCGGCCACGTCGTCCTCGCCCTCTCCCAGGGCGCTGCCGGCGAAGGCATGATCGGTTTCTCCGGTGGCACCCGGCGGACCACCAGTCGCCTGCTGGACGGCGCGAACTACCCGCCGGTGCGGTCCCTCTTCCCGGCCACCCACAACGCCGACGCCCGGGTGGCCGTCAGCACGCTCATCGAGGTCGTCAAGCGGGTCGCGCTGGTCGCCGAGCGGACCACCCCGGTGCTGCTCAGCTTCAGCACCGACGGGCTGGTCGTCGAGGCCGGCGGCACCGAGGAGGCCCGGGCCAGCGAGGCCATGGAGGCCACCTTCACCGGCGAGCCGCTCACCATCGGCTTCAACCCGCAGTACCTGATCGACGGACTGGCAAACCTCGGGTCCCAGTTCGCCGTGTTGCAGTTCGTCGACGCCTTCAAGCCTGCGGTGATTTCCCCCGCCGGTGAGGATGGCGAGCTCATCCCTGGGTACCGGTACCTCATCATGCCGATCCGCGTGTCCCGCTGATCGGCAGAGCACACCCGAAACCCACGAAAGGTAAGAACCGATGCAGCTCGGCCTGGTAGGACTCGGCCGGATGGGCGGCAACATGCGCGAGCGGTTGCGCGCTGCCGGTCACGAGGTGGTCGGTCTCGACCACAACTTGGAGCTGAGTGACGTCACCAGCCTGGCCGAGCTGGCGGAGAAGTTGGATGCGCCCCGAGCGGTCTGGGTGATGGTGCCCGCCGCCGTCACCGACGCCACGATCGACGAACTGGCCGAGGTCCTCGGCGAGGGCGACCTGATCATCGACGGCGGCAACTCGCGGTTCAGCGACGACGCCCTGCGCGCCGAGCGCCTCAACGAGCGCGGCATCGGCTACGTCGACGTCGGGGTCTCCGGCGGGGTCTGGGGCCGGGAGAACGGCTACGGCCTGATGGTCGGCGGTGCCGAGGAGCACGTCGAGCGGCTGAAGCCGATCTTCGAATCGCTCAAGCCCGAGGGCGAGTTCGGTTTCGTGCACGCCGGCCCGGTCGGCGCCGGCCACTACGCCAAGATGGTGCACAACGGCATCGAGTACGGCCTGATGCACGCCTACGCCGAGGGCTTCGAGCTGATGGCCGCCTCGGAGCTGGTCACCGACGTACCGGGCGTCATCAAGTCCTGGCGCGAGGGCACCGTGGTGCGCTCCTGGCTGCTGGACCTGCTCGACCGGGCGCTGGACGAGGACCCGGAGCTGAACCAGCTCAGCGACTACACCGAGGACACCGGCGAGGGACGCTGGACGGTCGACGAGGCGGTCCGGCTCGCCGTACCCCTCCACGTCATCACCGCGTCGCTCTACGCCCGGTTCGCCTCCCGGCAGGACGAGTCACCGGCGCTGAAGGCCGTCTCCGCACTGCGCCAGCAGTTCGGCGGGCACGCCGTCCGTAAGCGCTGACCGGCGCCCGGCCCCGTGTACGTCCGCCGGATCGAACTGGTCGACTTCCGCTCGTACGAGCGGGTCGGCGTCGACCTCGAACCGGGGCCGAACGTGCTGATCGGCGCCAACGGCGTCGGCAAGACCAACCTGGTCGAGGCGCTCGGTTACGTGGCGACGCTCGACTCGCACCGGGTCGCCACCGACGCGCCGCTGGTGCGTGCCGGGGCCACCGCCGCGGTGATCCGCTGCGCGGTGGTGCACGAGGGCCGGGAACTGCTGGTCGAGCTGGAGATCGTGCCGGGCAAGGCCAACCGGGCCCGGCTCGGCCGTTCACCGGCCCGCCGCGCCCGGGACGTGCTCGGCGCGCTGCGGCTGGTGCTGTTCGCACCCGAGGATCTCGAACTCGTCCGGGGCGACCCGGCGGAACGCCGCCGCTACCTCGACGACCTGCTGGTGTCGCGCCAGCCCCGGTACGCGGGGGTGCGCGCCGACTACGAGCGGGTGGTCAAGCAACGCAACGCACTGCTGCGGACGGCGTACCTGGCCCGCAAGACCGGTGGCTCGCGGGGCGGTGACCTCTCCACCCTGGCCGTCTGGGACACCCACCTGACCCGGCACGGCGCCGAGCTGCTCGCCGGCCGGCTGGAACTGGTCGCCGCGCTGGCGCCGCACGTGGCCAAGGCGTACGACGCGGTGGCCGCCGGACGCGGCGCGGCGGGCATCGCGTACCGACCGTCGGTGGAACTCGCCGAGCCGACCACCGACCGGGAGGCACTGGCCGAGATCCTGGCCGCCGCGCTCACGGAGTCCCGGTCCGCCGAGATCGAGCGGGGCACCACCCTGGTCGGTCCGCACCGCGACGAACTCGCCCTCACCCTCGGCCCGCTGCCGGTGAAGGGGTACGCCAGCCACGGCGAGTCGTGGTCGTTCGCGCTCGCGCTCCGGCTCGCCGGCTACGACCTGCTGCGCGGCGACGGGATCGAACCGGTCCTGGTGCTCGACGACGTCTTCGCCGAGTTGGACTCCGGACGGCGGGAACGGCTGGCCGGCCTGGTCGACGGTGCCAGCCAGTTGCTGGTGACCTGCGCGGTCGCCGACGACGTACCGCCGGCACTGCGCGGCGTCCGCTTCGAGGTGGCCGAAGGGACGGTGCGTCGTGTCGGATGAACCGGAGCGCCCGCGTCCCCGCGCCCGAGGGACCGACGACGGTGCCGCAACGCCCCGACGTGCGACCCGGAGCCGGACGACGCGCGGCGCGGCGGGCAAGGCCGCCCCGACGGGCGGCGACGAGGCCGGTGCGTCGCCCTCGAACGACTCAGGTCGATCCGCCACCGACGGTGGCCCGGCGGGCGCGGGAAGCCCGCCGGCCGGTGACGACGGCGCGTCCGGGCCGCAGCTCGCTCGGGCGGTGCTGGACGCGGCGAAGGCCCGTCGGGAGGCCGCCAAGCCGCGCCGACGCGGCGCCGCCGGAGCGGGTACGGGCGAGCGGCGGTTGCGCGGCTACTCCGGCCCGGGGCCCGACCCGCGTGATCCGCAACTGCTCGGCACGGTGCTGGCGCGGCTGGTGAAGGCGCGCGGATGGCAGCAGCCGGCCGCCGAGGCGACCGTCTTCGGTGCCTGGGAGCGGGTCGTCGGGCCGGAGGTGGCCCAGCACAGCCGCCCGGTCAAGCTGGAGAACGGCGAGCTGACCGTGGAGGCCAGGTCCACCGCCTGGGCCACCCAGCTCCGCCTGCTCGCCGGGTCGCTGCTGCAACAGATCGGCCGGGAGGTCGGCCACAACGTGGTGCGCAAGCTGCACATCCACGGCCCGGCCGCGCCCTCCTGGTCTCGCGGGCCACGGCGGGTACGCGGCCGTGGCCCCCGGGACACGTACGGCTGACGGAATGCGTGTGGCGTACGCCGCACCCCGGAAGGTGCGGCGTACGCCTGCGCGTCAGGACTGTGCGGCCCGGCGCGGCGCCGCCGACTCGGCGTAGACGGCGAAGCCCCGCTCGGCGCAACGCCGGTAGAAGGCGGCCACCACGCTCAACTCGGCGCAGGTGAAGGTCCACTGCGGGGGTGCGCCGCTCTCGTCCAGCAGGGCGTCCAGCCTGCTGTCCAGCCACCGCAACTGCTGCTCGGCCAGGCGACCGTCGGCGAGCAGCGACCGCAGTACGGTGCCGACCGACTCGAACGTGACCGCCTCGCCGTGCGGCCGGTGCGTGATGACGAAGCGTTCGATGCCGCCCGCGATCCAGGCGCACCCGTCCGGGTCGATGACCGGGTCCTCGTCCTCCGCCGCCGCGTCTGTGGCGTAGAGCACACCGTCGAGTCCGAGGATCAGATCGACCACCTCTGTGTACGCGGTGGCCCGGACCGTACCTGTCTTCGCGATCAGTTCGGCGAGCGCGGCGGTCGGCGCCGAGATCCCCGGTACGTCGACGATCTCGCCGAAGTCGACGAAGTCGGCCGGCGCGACCGGATCGTAGAACTGGCCGGTCCGCGGCCACTGGACCGCGACGTTGTCCAGCCCCATCTTGGTGTCACCTCTCAACGGGCACGGTGGGTCAATCGGGTCGATCGTCCGGTTCCGGCCGTGAAAGATCAAGGCCGGCCCGCCACCTGAAGGGCGGCAACGCCAATGGTGGGCGATACCGGCCAGTAGCACCGTCGGGGCCGTCACCCGGGTCGTGTCGCCGTCACGCGACGGATCCGGCGATCATGCCCTTGCGTGTAGGGGGAGTAGCAGACAGCGCGGTTCGGCCCGCTGCGTTAATCTCAGCCGCCGCGAAGGGGTGCCGAGTGGTGGTTCTGTCGCCCGCGCACAGTAAGATTGGTGTGAGACGAAGACCCGGTGCGGAGCGACGGGTCACGGGTCCGACACGGGCCCGCGATCATTGTCCGACTCGGGTCGAGCCGATCGCGATCCGCGGGCACCCGCGGCGACCGGCGCGTTCGACCCGTAACCCGGAATTGTTCCCGGTGCCGGTCTGCGTGCCGACGTCGCGTCCTGTCCGCCGAACCTGCGCCGGACGTGCCTGACGGCGCGGACGGCGCGAGAAAGTGGCCGAGGGTGGCAGCGCAGGACAATCAGCAGTAC
Above is a window of Verrucosispora sp. NA02020 DNA encoding:
- the recF gene encoding DNA replication/repair protein RecF produces the protein MYVRRIELVDFRSYERVGVDLEPGPNVLIGANGVGKTNLVEALGYVATLDSHRVATDAPLVRAGATAAVIRCAVVHEGRELLVELEIVPGKANRARLGRSPARRARDVLGALRLVLFAPEDLELVRGDPAERRRYLDDLLVSRQPRYAGVRADYERVVKQRNALLRTAYLARKTGGSRGGDLSTLAVWDTHLTRHGAELLAGRLELVAALAPHVAKAYDAVAAGRGAAGIAYRPSVELAEPTTDREALAEILAAALTESRSAEIERGTTLVGPHRDELALTLGPLPVKGYASHGESWSFALALRLAGYDLLRGDGIEPVLVLDDVFAELDSGRRERLAGLVDGASQLLVTCAVADDVPPALRGVRFEVAEGTVRRVG
- a CDS encoding DUF721 domain-containing protein, with amino-acid sequence MSDEPERPRPRARGTDDGAATPRRATRSRTTRGAAGKAAPTGGDEAGASPSNDSGRSATDGGPAGAGSPPAGDDGASGPQLARAVLDAAKARREAAKPRRRGAAGAGTGERRLRGYSGPGPDPRDPQLLGTVLARLVKARGWQQPAAEATVFGAWERVVGPEVAQHSRPVKLENGELTVEARSTAWATQLRLLAGSLLQQIGREVGHNVVRKLHIHGPAAPSWSRGPRRVRGRGPRDTYG
- the dnaN gene encoding DNA polymerase III subunit beta, producing MKFRVERDALAEAVAWTAKSLPNRPSVPVLAGVLLRVTEGSLQVSGFDYEVSSQVTVEVQGDADGAALVSGRLLAEITKALPAKPVDIAAVGAHLELVCGSARFTLPTMPVEDYPTLPEMPESAGTVDAAAFAAAVAQVAVAASRDETLPMMTGVRVELSGGTLAMLATDRYRLALREMEWNPDDADISINALVPARTLNDTAKTLGPLGGHVVLALSQGAAGEGMIGFSGGTRRTTSRLLDGANYPPVRSLFPATHNADARVAVSTLIEVVKRVALVAERTTPVLLSFSTDGLVVEAGGTEEARASEAMEATFTGEPLTIGFNPQYLIDGLANLGSQFAVLQFVDAFKPAVISPAGEDGELIPGYRYLIMPIRVSR
- the gnd gene encoding phosphogluconate dehydrogenase (NAD(+)-dependent, decarboxylating), which produces MQLGLVGLGRMGGNMRERLRAAGHEVVGLDHNLELSDVTSLAELAEKLDAPRAVWVMVPAAVTDATIDELAEVLGEGDLIIDGGNSRFSDDALRAERLNERGIGYVDVGVSGGVWGRENGYGLMVGGAEEHVERLKPIFESLKPEGEFGFVHAGPVGAGHYAKMVHNGIEYGLMHAYAEGFELMAASELVTDVPGVIKSWREGTVVRSWLLDLLDRALDEDPELNQLSDYTEDTGEGRWTVDEAVRLAVPLHVITASLYARFASRQDESPALKAVSALRQQFGGHAVRKR